The following coding sequences are from one Motacilla alba alba isolate MOTALB_02 chromosome 4, Motacilla_alba_V1.0_pri, whole genome shotgun sequence window:
- the THAP9 gene encoding DNA transposase THAP9: protein MTRSCSALGCTARDTGRSRERGISFHQFPVDAAQRREWIRAVNRVDPRSRRAWRPGPGAILCSRHFAEGDFERYGLRRKLRRGAVPSRFLPSEPPGAGRRRSGTPSRALKQPLPSPPAGDHNYSLQGQRAAEPRPPPDAPRHRQQSPAAGTRGPAQRRRTVPSILRELAEKRQLSEEIVSLLQAQFSDLPRELHSWRQMANYSPEMRQFACLLHLYHTKAYDYLRKILPLPHPYSLTNWLSNNEAAAGFSSDIFLWLQEKVERGDQACCCCAVLVQDVSLQKQQEWDPLTKQLTGYVDLGAGILDADEAPLASEAIILMAVGILSPWTAPLGYFLVNSTSGPFLAQLLRQAIHKLNSIGIVVLAVTSGASARGAETARALGIRIDPKRIQCTFQHPPGSAHSIAYFFDVPHSLLLIRNALQCFHKVEWLGDTMWWQHVVELATLGEQKVLELCSPESGRAGSKGSYHLKVSLATLLFSEGVAEALEHLQQLGLAAFQSCSGTVKFVRLMSSLCDVLYGRGPYGKEPLLAGNYTKISNLFDEARSCFVNLTDAVGRYIIKSKRKLGFLSLLLNAESLKWLSSNHTCLKGTPSHHLHTHAFSLDPLEQFLGALQQACGSSGSPTCAVFQAAYHKLLASCSLAPSSPPGSGNASPWDVSLSQRRALTLGSIRAQYQPAPGRTLAPEYPYSAGLLLPSSALSNALTDLSLYAQSLACTAGWVAEQLALDLQCEPCLASLFEADESRLRCRSVLYIKKLGGVSLPSASVHHITSISEQVLNQYGKVGGANKNTKLWHLCLEQKVFQELLGESLLFPTLTKHLFEEELSINNHYTVLVKEITRYYLNVRTHPAQHLNLKYPCGKHKLKRLKGKHLFPSPLGSCQ, encoded by the exons atGACGCGGAGCTGCTCCGCGCTGGGCTGCACCGCGCGGGACACCGGGCGGAGCCGCGAGCGCGGCATCTCCTTCCACCA GTTCCCGGTGGACGCCGCGCAGCGCCGCGAGTGGATCCGCGCCGTGAACCGCGTGGAcccgcggagccgccgggcgtggcggcccggccccggcgccaTCCTCTGCTCCCGACACTTCGCCGAAGGGGACTTCGAGCGCTACGGGCTGCGGCGGAAGCTGCGGCGCGGGGCCGTGCCCTCCCGCTTCCTCCCCTCG GAGCCGCCGGGCGCCGGCCGCAGGAGGAGCGGGACCCCCAGCCGAGCGCTGAAGCAGCCGCTGCCCAGCCCGCCCGCCGGGGACCACAActacagcctgcagggacagcggGCGGCCgagccgcggccgccgcccgaCGCCCCGCGCCACCGGCAGCAGTCGCCGGCCGCCGGGACACGCGGCCCCGCGCAGCGGCGCAGGACCGTGCCGAGCATCCTCAGGGAGCTGGCGGAAAAGCGGCAGCTTTCTGAGGAAATCGTGAGTTTGCTGCAGGCGCAGTTTTCAG ATTTGCCTCGAGAGTTGCACAGCTGGAGGCAGATGGCCAACTACTCACCAGAAATGAGGCAATTTGCTTGTCTTCTCCATCTCTACCATACTAAGGCCTACGATTACCTGCGGAAGATTCTTCCCCTCCCTCATCCTTACAGCCTGACAAA ctggctgTCTAATAACGAGGCTGCTGCGGGCTTCAGCAGTGACATTTTTCTCTGGCTTCAGGAAAAGGTGGAGAGAGGGGATCaggcctgctgctgctgcgccGTGCTGGTACAGGACGTGtccctgcagaagcagcaggagtgGGACCCACTCACCAAGCAGCTGACGGGCTATGTTGACTTGGGAGCAGGCATCCTTGATGCTGACGAAGCTCCGCTGGCGTCGGAAGCGATAATCCTCATGGCAGTCGGCATCTTGAGCCCTTGGACAGCTCCCCTGGGCTATTTCTTGGTGAACAGCACGTCCGGCCCCTtccttgctcagctcctgcGTCAGGCCATCCATAAGCTGAACAGCATTGGGATTGTGGTCCTGGCTGTGACATCGGGTGCCTCTGCTCGCGGTGCTGAGACTGCCAGAGCTTTGGGCATCAGGATAGATCCCAAAAGGATTCAGTGCACTTTCCAGCATCCACCTGGTTCTGCTCACAGCATTGCATATTTCTTTGATGTTCCTCATTCCCTCCTGCTGATAAGGAATGCTCTGCAGTGCTTCCACAAGGTCGAGTGGCTGGGTGACACCATGTGGTGGCAGCATGTGGTGGAGCTGGCAACTCTGGGGGAGCAGAAAGTGTTGGAGCTGTGCAGTCCTGagtcaggcagggctgggagtaAAGGGAGTTACCACCTGAAGGTCAGCCTTGCCACCCTGCTGTTCAGCGAGGGTGTtgctgaggcactggagcacctccagcagctgggcctCGCCGCGTTTCAGAGCTGCAGCGGGACTGTCAAGTTTGTGCGTCTGATGAGCTCTCTGTGCGATGTACTTTATGGTAGAGGTCCCTATGGAAAGGAGCCTTTGCTAGCTGGGAATTACACCAAAATAAGCAACCTCTTCGATgaggccaggagctgctttgtCAACTTAACAGATGCTGTGGGAAGATACATTATTAAGAGCAAACGCAAACTGGGATTTCTGAGCTTGTTGCTCAATGCTGAAAGCCTCAAGTGGCTTTCCTCCAACCACACATGTCTAAAAGGCACTCCTTCCCACCACCTCCACACACATGCCTTCAGCCTGGACCCTCTGGAGCAGTTTCTCGGGGCCCTCCAGCAAGCCTGTGGCAGCAGCGGCAGCCCCACCTGCGCTGTGTTCCAGGCTGCTTACCACAAACTGCtggccagctgcagcctggcccccAGCTCACCGCCCGGCAGTGGCAATGCCAGCCCCTGGGACGTATCCCTGTCTCAGAGGAGAGCTCTGACTCTGGGCAGCATTCGCGCTCAGTAtcagccagctcctgggaggACTCTGGCCCCAGAGTACCCCTACAGCGCAGGCCTGCttttgcccagctctgccctgagcaaCGCGCTGACGGATCTGTCGCTGTACGCACAGAGCCTCGCCTGCACGGCTGGCTGGGTGGCCGAGCAGTTGGCCTTGGACTTGCAGTGTGAGCCTTGTCTTGCCTCTCTGTTTGAGGCAGATGAGAGCAGGCTAAGATGCAGGTCAGTGCTCTACATAAAAAAGTTAGGTGGTGTGAGTCTGCCCTCAGCCAGCGTGCACCACATAACAAGCATTTCAGAACAAGTCCTAAACCAATACGGCAAAGTAGGCGGTGCCAACAAAAATACCAAGCTGTGGCATTTGTGTCTAGAACAGAAAGTCTTCCAGGAGCTTCTGGGAGAAAGCCTCCTCTTTCCCACCCTCACAAAGCATTTATTTGAGGAGGAGCTGAGCATCAACAACCACTACACAGTCTTAGTAAAGGAAATAACACGGTATTACTTAAATGTACGAACACACCCCGCCCAGCACCTAAATTTGAAATACCCTTGTGGAAAGCACAAATTGAAGAGACTGAAGGGAAAGCATTTGTTTCCATCACCACTGGGCAGCTGTCAGTGA